The proteins below are encoded in one region of Lactuca sativa cultivar Salinas chromosome 3, Lsat_Salinas_v11, whole genome shotgun sequence:
- the LOC111920914 gene encoding mediator of RNA polymerase II transcription subunit 23, with amino-acid sequence MFRAPTASGGGGGVPLTSITTQSPNPTDMGDQSHHRAAAARAFQFHPARPAIIDLFNLYLGRSGREKSDDLVREPPNKTQKRVTALNRDLPPRNEQFLLDFEQLQNQFPDREQLRTVSESVLISLVIQCSNHAPRAEFILFALRNLYTIGYINWDTFLPSLLSAVSSAEMSVSVSSTASPPPPITSTSLSQTGMLPSTTIPNSSNFQSSSPASPLISVHGIGSPSQSANEPSTTAISPVKSSDMNNGQMSRSNVLTRDNAISSLRQLCCKIIFSALEASLKPCTHADIFNHMMNWLVNWDQQQQGSDDVDGIKSWKRDKALFEWLHNCLDVIWLLVDDNKCRVPFYELVRSGLQFLQNISDDEALFTLILEIHRRRDMMAMHMQMLDQHIHCPTFGNQRLLAQATTTISGEAAINMRYSPITYPSVLGEPLHGEDIAVCISRGSLDWERALRCIRHALRCTPAPDWWRRVLLVAPCNRQHPQAPTPGAVFTSDMICEANIDRIVELLRLTNSEVNCWQEWLIYSDVFFFLVKSGCIDFVDFVDKLVIRLSEDDHQILRTNHVTWLLAQIIRVELVMHALNADSRKMDTTRKILSFHKEDRSSDPNNPQSILLDFISSCQNLRIWSLSSSSREYLNSEQLQKGKQIDEWWRQVTKGDHMMDYMNLDDRSIGMFWVVSYTMAQPASDTVMSWLTSAGHAELPGPNLQSNERISMMREVHPVPISLLSGFSINLCLKLAFQMEEAMFSGEHVPNIAMVETYTRLLLIQPHSLFRSHLSHLHQRNPSILNKPSATLLVLEILNYRLFSLYRYQGKSKTLMYDVTKILSTLKGKRGDHRVFRLAENLCMNLILSLREFFFVRKEGKGPTEFTETLNRITVVNLAIIIKTRGIADAEHLLYLQTMLEQILATSQHTWSGKTLRYFPPVLCDALIGRMDKRGLAIQKWQLAEGTVINQCNQLLTPSANPTYVMTYLNTSFPEHRRYLCAGAWVLMHGHPENINSANLGRVLREFSPEEVTENMYAMVDVLLHNMQLELQHGHPLQDLIMRACANLAYFIWNHELLPLDILLLALIDRDDDPHALRIVVNLLERQELQQRIKFYVANRGKPEHWLQTGIFKRIELQKALGNHLSWKERYPTFFDDIAARLLPVIPLIIYRLIENDAAEAADRVLQFYSTFLHYYPLNITFVRDILAYFYGHLPAKLIFRILNVLDIKKMPFSESFPQHVHSSNAMCPPLDYFGSLLCNIVHNVIPQCKIDTSANGIKSNRNPTVSQTGSTNTFEGQKAFYQIQDPGTYTQLILETAVIEILSLPVTASQIVTALVQIIIHIQPTLTQSNHGFHQASTSSGQGSALPTSPSGGSNDSLGRSRQNGSGFLSRSCYASQQLSCLMIQACGLLLAQLPGEFHVQLYAEASRVIKESWWLSDGKRSVSELDSAVGYALLDPSWAAQDNTSTVIGNVVALLHAFFNNLPQEWLDKTHLLVNHLRPIKSVAVLRIAFRIVGPLLPRLANAHNLFSKTLELLLNMMVDVFGRNSQPSTPVEASEITDLIDFLHHIVHYEGQGGPVQPNSKARPDVLALCGRAIENLRTDVQHLLSHLNTDANASIYAATHPKLFQSPS; translated from the exons ATGTTCAGAGCTCCGACagctagtggtggtggtggtggtgtaccTTTAACATCCATCACCACTCAATCACCAAACCCGACAGATATGGGGGATCAGAGCCACCACCGAGCTGCCGCTGCCAGGGCTTTCCAATTCCACCCGGCACGACCAGCCATCATCGACCTCTTCAATCTATACCTCGGT AGAAGTGGCCGCGAAAAGTCAGACGATTTGGTCCGAGAACCTCC GAACAAGACACAGAAACGAGTTACTGCTCTGAACCGAGACCTTCCTCCACGCAATGAACAGTTTCTTCTAGATTTTGAGCAGCTTCAGAACCAATTTCCT GATCGTGAACAATTACGCACTGTGTCAGAATCAGTGCTTATCTCTCTGGTTATCCAGTGTAGTAATCATGCACCAAGGGCAGAATTTATTCTCTTTGCTCTACGAAATTTATACACCATTGGCTACATAAACTGGGATACTTTTCTACCATCTCTTCTTTCTGCAGTTTCATCTGCAGAAATGTCAGTTAGTGTCTCCTCTACAGCTTCACCACCTCCACCTATCACCTCTACATCTTTATCACAAACCGGAATGTTACCATCAACCACAATCCccaattcttcaaactttcaatcTTCAAGTCCAGCATCCCCTTTAATATCTGTTCATGGAATCGGTTCCCCATCTCAATCAGCAAATGAACCATCAACAACAGCTATATCACCTGTAAAATCATCAGATATGAACAATGGCCAGATGTCAAGAAGTAATGTATTAACAAGAGACAATGCTATAAGCAGTTTGAGACAGTTGTGCTGCAAGATTATCTTTTCTGCATTAGAAGCCAGCTTAAAACCATGTACACATGCTGATATTTTCAACCATATGATGAATTGGCTGGTTAACTGGGATCAACAGCAACAAGGGAGCGATGATGTTGATGGAATAAAATCATGGAAACGAGATAAGGCGTTGTTTGAATGGCTTCACAATTGTTTAGATGTGATTTGGCTTTTGGTTGATGATAACAAATGTCGTGTGCCCTTTTATGAATTAGTAAGAAGTGGACTACAGTTCTTACAAAACATATCTGATGATGAAGCACTTTTTACACTTATTTTGGAGATTCATAGAAGAAGAGATATGATGGCTATGCATATGCAAATGTTGGATCAACATATTCACTGTCCAACTTTTGGGAATCAACGCCTTTTAGCTCAGGCTACAACTACTATTTCAGGTGAAGCAGCCATTAATATGAGATATTCACCTATTACATATCCAAGTGTTCTTGGAGAACCTCTTCATGGAGAG GATATTGCTGTATGTATATCAAGAGGAAGTCTAGATTGGGAGAGAGCTCTTCGATGTATCAGACATGCTCTTAGATGCACTCCAGCACCTGATTGGTGGAGGCGTGTCCTTCTTGTTGCACCCTGTAACAGACAGCACCCACAAGCACCTACCCCTGGTGCTGTTTTCACTTCAGACATGATATGTGAAGCAAACATTGATAGAATTGTTGAGCTCTTAAGGTTGACCAATTCAG AAGTAAACTGCTGGCAGGAGTGGCTTATCTATTCAGACGTATTCTTTTTCCTTGTGAAAAGTGGTTgcattgactttgttgactttgttGACAAGTTAGTTATACGTTTATCTGAAGATGATCACCAGATTTTAAGAACAAATCATGTCACATGGTTACTTGCACAGATTATTCGTGTTGAGCTTGTGATGCATGCTCTAAATGCAGACTCTAGAAAG ATGGACACAACAAGAAAGATTTTGTCATTTCATAAAGAAGATCGAAGCTCTGACCCTAATAATCCCCAAAGTATCCTTCTCGATTTCATAAGCAGTTGTCAGAATCTTCGTATATGGTCATTAAGCTCTTCTAGTAGAGAATATTTAAACAGTGAACAGCTTCAAAAAGGAAAACAAATCGATGAATGGTGGAGACAAGTAActaaag GGGATCATATGATGGATTATATGAATCTTGATGATAGATCAATTGGGATGTTTTGGGTTGTGTCTTATACAATGGCACAACCTGCTTCTGATACAGTTATGAGTTGGTTAACATCTGCTGGACATGCAGAATTACCGGGTCCCAATCTACAATCTAATGAGAGAATCTCAATGATGCGTGAAGTTCATCCTGTTCCTATATCTTTGTTGTCTGGATTTTCAATTaatttgtgtttgaagcttgctTTTCAGATGGAAGAAGCTATGTTCTCTGGAGAG CATGTGCCAAACATTGCAATGGTTGAAACATATACTAGATTGCTTCTCATTCAACCTCATTCGTTATTTCGTTCACATTTAAGT CATCTACATCAGAGGAATCCATCTATCTTAAACAAACCATCTGCTACTCTTTTAGTCCTTGAAATTCTCAACTATCGTCTATTTTCCCTATACAG GTATCAAGGAAAAAGCAAGACATTAATGTATGATGTCACCAAAATCCTCTCAACCCTAAAAGGAAAACGAGGAGATCATCGCGTGTTTCGATTGGCTGAAAATCTATGCATGAATCTCATTTTATCATTGCGAGAATTCTTCTTCGTGAGAAAAGAAGGAAAG GGTCCCACGGAGTTCACGGAGACATTGAATCGAATAACTGTAGTGAATCTTGCTATAATTATAAAAACACGTGGAATTGCTGATGCTGAACATTTGCTTtatcttcaaacaatgttggaacAAATATTGGCAACAAGTCAACACACATGGTCAGGGAAAACCCTTAGGTACTTTCCACCTGTTTTATGTGATGCATTGATTGGAAGAATGGACAAGCGGGGCCTAGCAATTCAAAAATGGCAGCTGGCTGAAGGAACTGTGATTAATCAGTGTAATCAGCTCTTAACTCCTTCAGCCAATCCTACTTATGTCATGACTTATCTTAATACAAGTTTCCCTGAACACCGAAGATATTTATGCGCTGGTGCATGGGTTCTCATGCACGGGCATCCAGAGAATATTAACTCCGCAAACCTc GGACGTGTTTTGAGAGAATTTTCCCCTGAAGAAGTGACTGAGAATATGTATGCCATGGTGGATGTTCTTCTTCATAATATGCAATTGGAGCTACAACATGGACATCCTTTGCag GATCTTATAATGAGGGCGTGTGCGAATCTTGCATATTTTATTTGGAACCATGAGTTGCTTCCATTGGACATTTTGCTTCTGGCATTAATAGATCGTGATGATGATCCGCATGCTTTACGTATAGTG GTTAATTTACTTGAAAGACAAGAGCTTCAACAAAGGATAAAATTTTATGTTGCTAATCGTGGAAAGCCTGAACATTGGCTTCAAACTGGAATTTTCAAACGTATAGAATTACAAAAAGCTCTTGGCAATCATTTGTCATGGAAAGAAAG ATATCCAACATTTTTTGATGACATAGCAGCACGTTTACTTCCCGTTATACCCCTGATCATCTACAGACTTATCGAAAACGATGCTGCAGAAGCTGCTGATAGAGTTCTTCAATTCTACTCAACTTTCCTCCATTACTACCCTTTAAACATCACATTTGTACGCGATATTCTCGCGTATTTCTACGGACATCTTCCCGCAAAACTCATCTTCCGAATCCTCAACGTGCTCGATATCAAAAAG ATGCCATTCTCCGAGTCATTTCCACAACACGTCCACTCATCAAACGCCATGTGTCCGCCGCTGGACTACTTCGGGTCTCTTCTATGCAACATCGTCCACAACGTCATCCCCCAATGCAAAATTGACACGTCAGCAAACGGTATAAAAAGCAACCGAAATCCAACCGTAAGTCAAACCGGGTCAACCAACACTTTCGAAGGTCAAAAAGCATTCTACCAAATCCAAGACCCCGGGACCTACACTCAACTAATCCTCGAAACCGCAGTTATTGAAATTTTATCACTACCTGTAACAGCATCTCAGATTGTAACTGCATTAGTTCAAATCATTATTCATATTCAACCGACTCTTACTCAATCTAACCATGGTTTTCATCAAGCTTCGACTAGCTCCGGGCAGGGTTCTGCCCTGCCCACATCACCTTCGGGCGGGAGTAACGATTCTTTGGGCAGATCGAGACAGAATGGTTCTGGTTTTCTTTCGAGAAGTTGTTATGCAAGTCAACAGCTTTCTTGTTTGATGATTCAAGCTTGTGGGTTGCTATTGGCTCAGCTTCCTGGTGAGTTCCATGTACAGTTGTATGCGGAAGCGTCACGGGTGATTAAAGAGAGTTGGTGGCTTTCAGATGGGAAGAGGTCTGTTAGTGAATTGGATTCTGCTGTTGGGTATGCTTTGTTGGATCCTTCATGGGCTGCTCAAGATAATACCTCCACTGTCATTG GAAATGTGGTGGCTTTGCTTCATGCTTTCTTCAATAATCTTCCACAAGAATGGTTGGATAAAACACATCTCCTTGTAAACCATTTACGCCCTATAAAATCAGTAGCAGTGCTCAGAATAGCCTTCCGCATTGTGGGCCCATTGCTTCCAAGATTAGCAAATGCTCATAATTTGTTCAGCAAG ACACTCGAATTGCTGTTGAACATGATGGTGGATGTTTTCGGGAGGAACTCTCAGCCGTCAACACCTGTTGAAGCATCAGAAATCACTGACCTTATTGACTTCCT tcATCATATCGTGCATTATGAAGGTCAAGGGGGTCCTGTGCAGCCAAATTCAAAAGCAAGACCAGATGTGTTGGCTTTATGTGGAAGAGCTATTGAAAATTTAAGAACAGATGTGCAACATCTTCTTTCTCACTTAAATACAGATGCAAATGCTTCTATTTATGCTGCTACTCATCCAAAGCTCTTTCAGAGTCCATCTTGA